Proteins encoded within one genomic window of Chloroflexota bacterium:
- a CDS encoding zinc-ribbon domain containing protein, with protein sequence MYNDKTLACADCGQQFVFTASEQDFYAQRGFTEPRRCPSCRASRKASRGTTTGGGSGYSSGGGYSSGSGYSSSGGGGGGGGYDRGPREMFAATCSNCGREAQVPFRPTSGKPVYCSDCFRSMRGN encoded by the coding sequence GTGTACAACGACAAGACCCTGGCCTGCGCAGATTGCGGTCAGCAGTTCGTGTTCACCGCGAGTGAGCAGGACTTCTACGCACAGCGCGGGTTCACCGAGCCTCGCCGCTGTCCGAGCTGTCGAGCGAGCCGCAAGGCTTCGCGCGGTACCACCACGGGCGGCGGTAGTGGGTACAGCAGCGGTGGTGGGTACAGCAGCGGTAGTGGGTACAGCAGCAGCGGCGGCGGCGGTGGTGGCGGCGGATACGACCGCGGCCCCCGCGAGATGTTCGCCGCGACCTGCAGCAACTGCGGCCGCGAGGCCCAGGTGCCGTTCCGCCCCACGAGCGGCAAGCCCGTGTATTGCAGCGACTGCTTCCGGAGCATGCGCGGCAACTAG
- a CDS encoding APC family permease, translating into MTAATSGEMKKTLSLTGLTINAMALIAPGAFLWTTFQAQVVQTNGGSTTANDMVPGLLFVLILAFLTAYSYAELANLYPDAGAGSSYYFAEAAFLDREKQAHYQFARLAKFIVGWVSHLYYWIYPGIMVAFTGTLAVYILGIVGVTLSTPLEIGAVVIFSAATGYIAFRGISGSTMTAIVINVIQLTALVGFSILAIVFRLTHPELQYAHSGLTSVVLPHSMTNVLFQGTIAILLLVGFESVTALGAEAINPKRDVRRAILLSLAIQGAVAYVIEYVAANFFVNNGVTATVTDAAGNTSTVSGYAAAAASGAPIGDMIRFIGDTMLGGTGSILALILAATVLVALIGTTLACLNTGVRITYVMGRDKEVPGVLGALHGKYATPHYGVLALAILSAVLGAYGVLSADNLLQITLASNTGTFLVYGMTNLIVIVAFAGRPGRSLLKHIVIPVIGALANAAMLGAVIFESVSAGGSTQSDTIIALGVVVVWVVAGIVWLFAGSAARRRSVLVTAKSST; encoded by the coding sequence ATGACGGCCGCCACTTCCGGCGAGATGAAGAAGACCCTCTCGCTGACCGGACTGACGATCAACGCGATGGCGCTCATCGCGCCCGGCGCGTTCCTGTGGACGACGTTCCAGGCGCAGGTCGTCCAGACGAACGGCGGTTCCACCACCGCCAACGACATGGTCCCGGGCCTCCTCTTCGTCCTCATCCTCGCCTTTCTCACGGCGTACTCGTACGCCGAGCTGGCGAACCTCTATCCGGACGCCGGCGCCGGATCGTCGTACTACTTCGCCGAGGCCGCCTTCCTCGACCGGGAGAAACAGGCCCACTACCAGTTCGCGCGGCTCGCGAAGTTCATCGTCGGCTGGGTGTCGCACCTCTACTACTGGATCTATCCCGGGATCATGGTCGCGTTCACCGGGACGCTCGCCGTCTACATCCTCGGCATCGTGGGCGTGACCCTCAGCACCCCGCTCGAGATCGGGGCGGTCGTCATCTTCTCGGCGGCCACCGGCTACATCGCCTTCCGCGGGATCTCGGGCTCGACGATGACCGCCATCGTGATCAACGTCATCCAGCTCACCGCCCTCGTCGGCTTCTCCATCCTCGCCATCGTCTTCCGGCTTACCCACCCGGAGCTGCAGTACGCCCACAGCGGCCTCACCTCCGTCGTCCTGCCGCACAGCATGACGAACGTGCTGTTCCAGGGAACGATCGCGATCCTCCTTCTCGTCGGCTTCGAATCCGTGACGGCGCTCGGGGCCGAGGCGATCAACCCGAAGCGCGACGTCCGGCGGGCGATCCTCCTGTCGCTCGCCATCCAGGGCGCTGTGGCCTACGTCATCGAGTACGTGGCGGCGAACTTCTTCGTCAACAACGGGGTCACCGCGACCGTCACCGACGCCGCCGGCAACACCTCCACCGTGTCCGGCTATGCGGCCGCGGCCGCCTCGGGAGCGCCGATCGGCGACATGATCAGGTTCATCGGCGACACGATGCTCGGCGGGACGGGCTCCATCCTCGCCCTCATCCTGGCCGCGACCGTCCTCGTCGCCCTCATCGGGACGACCCTCGCCTGCCTCAACACCGGCGTCCGGATCACCTACGTCATGGGTCGCGACAAGGAGGTCCCCGGGGTCCTCGGTGCACTCCACGGCAAGTACGCCACGCCCCATTACGGCGTCCTCGCCCTCGCCATCCTCTCCGCGGTCCTCGGTGCCTACGGCGTCCTCAGCGCGGACAACCTCCTCCAGATCACCCTCGCCTCGAATACCGGAACGTTCCTCGTGTACGGGATGACGAACCTCATCGTCATCGTCGCCTTCGCCGGACGGCCCGGCCGGAGCCTCCTCAAGCACATCGTCATCCCGGTCATCGGGGCACTGGCGAACGCCGCGATGCTCGGGGCCGTCATCTTCGAGAGCGTCTCGGCGGGCGGCTCCACCCAGAGCGACACCATCATCGCCCTCGGGGTCGTCGTGGTCTGGGTCGTGGCGGGCATCGTCTGGCTCTTCGCCGGATCGGCGGCTCGAAGAAGGAGCGTCCTCGTGACCGCGAAGTCGAGCACCTGA
- a CDS encoding gamma-aminobutyraldehyde dehydrogenase — MHNGGLPDAPSDRDDAAAGPPHRDAVREPPEGPVTETLERIRTYQQFIDGGWVDSAGGETLAVENPADGQVIARVPASGSEDVDRAATAAAKAFETWQHTTPQERSLALLKLADGIEARADELGRLESRNAGKPVGAAIEEIPVVVDNLRFFAGAARVMEGKAANEYMAGHTSMIRREPVGVVASIAPWNYPLMMAGWKIGPALAAGNTVVLKPSARTPLTALVLAEIAAEVLPPGVLNVITGTGAAIGDALVGHPKVGMISVTGDTDTGKHIARVAAERVKRLHLELGGKAPVIVFDDADLDAVTEAIKLWGYWNSGQDCTAACRIIAGPKIYERFVADLASQVKAIRWGDPAEGDEIEMGSLIAPAQADKVSGMVERAQASAEIVTGGHRPERAGSFYEPTVIAGPDQRSEIVQDEVFGPVVTVQRFKDEDQAIAWANDVRFGLAASVWSGDVGKAMRVAKAIQFGTVWINDHFMLVSEMPHGGFRESGYGKDQSMYAIEDYTVVKHVMVKL; from the coding sequence ATGCACAATGGAGGCCTTCCCGACGCTCCATCAGATCGGGACGACGCCGCTGCCGGACCGCCGCACCGCGACGCCGTCCGAGAACCACCGGAGGGCCCCGTGACCGAGACGCTCGAGCGGATCAGGACGTACCAGCAGTTCATCGACGGCGGATGGGTGGACAGTGCGGGCGGCGAGACGCTGGCCGTCGAGAACCCGGCCGACGGCCAGGTCATCGCGAGGGTCCCGGCCTCCGGGTCGGAGGACGTCGATCGCGCGGCCACGGCCGCGGCGAAGGCGTTCGAGACCTGGCAGCACACGACCCCGCAGGAGCGGAGCCTCGCCCTGCTCAAGCTCGCGGACGGCATCGAGGCGCGAGCGGACGAGCTCGGCCGGCTCGAGTCCAGGAACGCCGGCAAGCCGGTCGGCGCGGCGATCGAAGAGATCCCCGTCGTCGTCGACAACCTGCGCTTCTTCGCCGGTGCGGCGCGGGTCATGGAGGGCAAGGCGGCCAACGAGTACATGGCCGGCCACACCTCGATGATCCGCCGCGAGCCGGTCGGCGTCGTCGCCTCCATCGCACCGTGGAACTACCCGCTCATGATGGCCGGCTGGAAGATCGGGCCCGCCCTCGCGGCCGGCAACACGGTCGTCCTCAAGCCGTCCGCCCGGACCCCGCTCACGGCCCTCGTCCTCGCCGAGATCGCTGCGGAGGTCCTCCCGCCCGGCGTCCTCAACGTCATCACCGGCACCGGCGCCGCCATCGGCGACGCGCTCGTCGGCCACCCGAAGGTCGGCATGATCTCGGTCACCGGGGACACGGACACCGGCAAGCACATCGCGCGGGTGGCGGCGGAGCGGGTGAAGCGGCTCCATCTCGAGCTCGGCGGCAAGGCGCCGGTCATCGTCTTCGACGACGCGGATCTCGACGCCGTCACCGAGGCCATCAAGCTGTGGGGCTACTGGAACAGCGGCCAGGACTGCACGGCTGCCTGCCGCATCATCGCCGGGCCGAAGATCTACGAGCGCTTCGTCGCCGACCTCGCCAGCCAGGTGAAGGCGATCAGGTGGGGCGACCCCGCGGAGGGCGACGAGATCGAGATGGGCTCGCTCATCGCGCCCGCCCAGGCGGACAAGGTGTCGGGGATGGTCGAGCGGGCGCAGGCCTCGGCGGAGATCGTCACCGGCGGCCATCGACCGGAGCGCGCGGGCTCGTTCTATGAGCCGACGGTCATCGCCGGTCCGGATCAGCGCAGCGAGATCGTCCAGGACGAGGTCTTCGGGCCAGTCGTCACGGTCCAGCGCTTCAAGGACGAGGACCAGGCGATCGCCTGGGCGAACGACGTCCGCTTCGGTCTCGCCGCCTCGGTCTGGTCTGGCGATGTCGGCAAGGCGATGCGGGTGGCGAAGGCGATCCAGTTTGGGACCGTCTGGATCAACGACCACTTCATGCTCGTCTCGGAGATGCCGCACGGCGGCTTCCGGGAGTCCGGCTACGGCAAGGACCAGAGCATGTACGCGATCGAGGACTACACGGTCGTCAAGCACGTCATGGTCAAGCTCTGA
- a CDS encoding acyl-CoA dehydrogenase family protein, giving the protein MTLPDPTDFLDIDRLLSGEERLIRDTVRSWVADNVSPRIEDWYERGEFPRELFPALGELGLLGMHLSGYGCAGASAVSYGLACLELEAGDSGFRSAVSVQGSLSMFPIWRYGSDAQKDEWLPRMARGEAIGCFGLTEPDFGSDPGSMRTTARRDGPGDHADWILSGAKMWITNGGIADVAVVWARTEDDIRGFVVPRGTSGFDTRDMHRKLSLRASVTSELLFDECRLPASAVLPGVRGLKGPLSCLTEARYGIVWGAMGAARACFEAAVHYSRTRVQFGRPIGGFQLTQRKLADMLLELEKGTLLALHLGRLKDEGRIRPDQVSLGKLNNVREALAIAREARTILGANGITLEYPILRHAANLESVLTYEGTSEIHQLVLGKALTGLDAFS; this is encoded by the coding sequence ATGACGCTCCCCGACCCGACCGACTTCCTCGACATCGACCGGCTCCTGAGCGGCGAGGAACGCCTCATCCGCGACACCGTGCGGAGCTGGGTCGCGGACAACGTGAGCCCTCGCATCGAGGACTGGTACGAGCGCGGCGAGTTCCCTCGCGAGCTGTTCCCCGCGCTCGGTGAGCTCGGTCTCCTCGGAATGCATCTCAGTGGCTACGGCTGCGCGGGCGCGAGCGCCGTCTCGTACGGTCTCGCCTGCCTCGAGCTCGAAGCCGGTGACTCCGGCTTCCGCAGCGCGGTGAGCGTCCAGGGATCGCTCTCGATGTTCCCGATCTGGCGCTACGGCTCGGACGCACAGAAGGACGAGTGGCTGCCGCGGATGGCACGGGGCGAGGCGATCGGCTGCTTCGGGCTCACCGAGCCGGACTTCGGCTCCGATCCCGGATCCATGCGGACGACGGCCCGCCGCGACGGCCCGGGCGACCATGCCGACTGGATCCTGTCCGGCGCGAAGATGTGGATCACGAACGGCGGGATCGCGGACGTCGCGGTGGTCTGGGCCCGGACGGAGGACGACATCCGCGGCTTCGTCGTGCCGCGCGGCACGTCCGGCTTCGACACTCGCGACATGCACCGAAAGCTCTCCCTCCGGGCGTCTGTCACGTCCGAGCTCCTGTTCGACGAGTGCCGCCTTCCGGCGAGCGCGGTCCTGCCCGGCGTGCGCGGGCTCAAGGGTCCGCTGAGCTGCCTCACGGAGGCCCGCTATGGGATCGTCTGGGGCGCCATGGGGGCCGCCCGAGCGTGCTTCGAGGCGGCCGTCCACTACTCGCGGACGCGGGTCCAGTTCGGCCGGCCGATCGGCGGCTTCCAGCTCACGCAGCGCAAGCTCGCCGACATGCTCCTGGAGCTCGAGAAGGGAACGCTTCTCGCGCTCCACCTCGGGCGCCTCAAGGACGAGGGGCGGATCCGCCCCGACCAGGTGAGCCTCGGCAAGCTCAACAACGTCCGCGAAGCGCTGGCGATCGCCCGCGAGGCCCGCACGATCCTCGGCGCCAACGGCATCACCCTCGAGTACCCGATCCTCCGCCACGCCGCGAACCTCGAATCCGTGCTCACGTACGAGGGCACGTCCGAGATCCACCAGCTCGTCCTCGGCAAGGCGCTCACCGGCCTCGACGCCTTCTCCTGA
- a CDS encoding NAD(P)H-hydrate epimerase produces MPRATTPRRPIRVAEPIVERASSVRPPTVDRALPLPGDDPTLFELDLPGLAARWTEAMHRSPMSAEAMTGADRRAQALGMPGSTLMEHAGTAVAAVTRAFAERTERWGSGPILVLCGPGNNGGDGFVASRRLGRLGARVVVVFVASEGRPAGRASGPNWDRLAGEPNVERIHAPVARDLAILGQGIENVAIVVDALLGTGVRGALREPIRSGVELIRRAREAGVPVVAVDTPTAIDLTSGEISDPVVRADVTVTFHRPKVGLRTRRGATFAGRVLVAPIGIPAEADRG; encoded by the coding sequence GTGCCTCGCGCGACGACCCCCCGCCGCCCGATCCGCGTCGCCGAACCGATCGTCGAGCGTGCGTCGTCCGTTCGCCCTCCCACCGTGGACCGTGCGCTGCCCCTGCCGGGCGATGATCCGACGCTCTTCGAACTCGACCTCCCGGGACTCGCTGCCCGCTGGACGGAGGCGATGCACCGGTCACCGATGAGCGCCGAGGCGATGACCGGCGCCGACCGTCGGGCGCAGGCGCTCGGCATGCCCGGGTCCACCCTCATGGAGCACGCGGGCACGGCCGTCGCGGCGGTCACCCGCGCCTTCGCCGAGCGGACCGAACGCTGGGGCAGCGGCCCCATCCTCGTCCTCTGCGGGCCCGGCAACAACGGCGGCGACGGGTTCGTCGCATCGCGCCGGCTCGGCCGCCTCGGTGCGCGTGTCGTCGTGGTCTTCGTGGCCTCGGAGGGACGTCCAGCCGGCCGCGCGAGCGGCCCGAACTGGGATCGCCTCGCCGGCGAGCCGAACGTCGAGCGGATCCACGCGCCGGTCGCGCGCGATCTCGCGATCCTCGGTCAGGGTATCGAGAACGTGGCGATCGTCGTCGATGCACTGCTCGGGACCGGGGTCCGCGGCGCTCTTCGCGAACCGATCCGCTCGGGCGTCGAGCTCATCCGACGGGCCCGCGAGGCAGGCGTGCCCGTCGTGGCCGTCGATACGCCGACGGCGATCGATCTGACGAGCGGCGAGATCTCCGACCCGGTCGTCCGCGCCGATGTCACGGTGACCTTCCACCGCCCGAAGGTCGGACTCCGGACGCGCCGGGGTGCGACGTTCGCCGGCCGGGTGCTGGTCGCCCCGATCGGCATCCCGGCCGAGGCGGATCGTGGTTGA
- a CDS encoding DM13 domain-containing protein, translating to MTATIRSPRSGAVAAALAAVLIVGSCTSAASPSASAPPSGSPDAMASHEAMASHEPMASHEAMASHEAMGSGSPEAMGSGSPEAVAPGAPAGSTSVASGSFHRVDADATGNVILRHLADGSFTVVFEDLSTGSAANIHVLLVTARDVTRDADVVPTSAIDLGPLIGTTGMQDYAVPAAMSADAMRYHTVVLWDTQMAHAVAAAPLSGG from the coding sequence ATGACAGCCACCATCCGTTCCCCGCGATCCGGAGCCGTTGCAGCCGCCCTCGCAGCGGTCCTTATCGTCGGCTCCTGCACGAGCGCCGCCAGTCCATCCGCCTCCGCCCCTCCATCGGGCAGTCCGGATGCGATGGCCAGCCATGAGGCGATGGCCAGCCACGAACCGATGGCAAGCCACGAGGCGATGGCCAGCCACGAGGCGATGGGATCCGGCAGTCCCGAGGCGATGGGATCCGGCAGTCCCGAGGCCGTCGCCCCCGGCGCGCCCGCGGGCTCCACGTCGGTGGCGAGCGGCTCGTTCCATCGAGTCGACGCCGATGCGACGGGGAACGTCATCCTCCGCCACCTGGCCGACGGCAGCTTCACGGTGGTCTTCGAGGACCTCTCGACCGGGAGTGCCGCGAACATCCACGTCCTGCTCGTCACGGCCAGGGACGTCACCCGGGACGCCGACGTCGTCCCGACGTCCGCCATCGATCTCGGTCCGCTCATCGGCACGACGGGGATGCAGGACTACGCGGTCCCCGCGGCGATGTCGGCGGACGCCATGCGATACCACACGGTCGTCCTCTGGGATACGCAGATGGCCCACGCGGTGGCGGCGGCACCCCTCAGCGGCGGGTGA
- a CDS encoding A/G-specific adenine glycosylase, which translates to MLADRAALRRFAGDLGDWYRREGRTLEVRATADPWAVLVAETMSQQTQIARVGPFWRRFIDRWPTPAALAAASTPDLLAAWAGLGYNRRALALRDAARRIVAEHGGVVPSDIGALQALPGVGPYTARAVAASAFGMPVAPVDVNVRRVVSRFTGLSGARAVQDAADRLIGTSASGPAVWVHAVMDLAATICVRRHPACDRCPVAAGCVSRGTMGDEPSRRPVGGADGSATRSSARSAAVPFRRTNRWLRGRLVARAREAAPGSWVVFDGPIGDHDSAAVIRALAGLAAEGFIEVDGDLFRLRA; encoded by the coding sequence ATGCTAGCGGACCGCGCGGCACTCCGACGGTTCGCCGGGGACCTCGGCGACTGGTATCGCCGGGAGGGACGGACCCTCGAGGTGCGCGCGACGGCCGATCCGTGGGCGGTCCTCGTCGCGGAGACGATGTCGCAGCAGACGCAGATCGCCCGGGTCGGTCCGTTCTGGCGGCGATTCATCGATCGCTGGCCGACGCCGGCCGCCCTCGCCGCCGCCTCGACGCCGGATCTCCTCGCGGCGTGGGCCGGCCTCGGCTACAACCGCCGCGCGCTCGCGCTCCGTGACGCCGCGCGACGGATCGTGGCAGAGCACGGTGGGGTCGTGCCGTCCGACATCGGAGCGCTCCAGGCCCTGCCGGGCGTGGGGCCGTACACCGCCCGGGCCGTCGCCGCGAGCGCCTTCGGCATGCCCGTCGCGCCGGTCGACGTCAACGTGCGCCGGGTCGTAAGCCGGTTCACCGGCCTGAGCGGTGCGCGTGCGGTCCAGGACGCGGCGGACCGGCTCATCGGCACGTCTGCGTCCGGTCCTGCCGTCTGGGTCCACGCGGTGATGGACCTGGCGGCCACGATCTGCGTCCGGCGCCATCCGGCGTGCGATCGGTGTCCGGTGGCGGCAGGATGCGTCTCGCGCGGGACGATGGGCGACGAACCGTCGCGTCGTCCGGTCGGCGGCGCGGATGGCTCCGCGACGCGCTCCTCGGCGCGATCCGCGGCGGTCCCGTTCCGGCGGACCAACCGCTGGCTCCGCGGCCGGCTCGTCGCCCGTGCCCGGGAGGCGGCACCCGGATCGTGGGTGGTGTTCGACGGTCCGATCGGCGATCACGACAGCGCCGCGGTGATTCGCGCCCTCGCCGGGCTCGCCGCCGAAGGATTCATCGAGGTCGACGGCGACCTGTTTCGCCTGCGCGCCTGA
- the lpdA gene encoding dihydrolipoyl dehydrogenase produces MAVGSSNSFDLVVLGAGTGGYTAAFRAAQLGLRVALVDEDKIGGTCLHRGCIPTKALLESAEMVNRARHLKDYGVVLPGEPAVDYAQMAARRDQVVKRMWTGLKSLVVKNQVTWIDGRGRLDGPGRVRIRQPGDDGTPGAGGERLLEATDIILATGSRVKSLPGLELDGARIITSDDVLRRADAPKSIVIVGGGAVGVEFASFFHDIGTSVTLLEYLPAIVPLEDREVSQLLERSFTKRGIRVMTKARFDATRVETTADGICVDVGPEGGSSEEIRADVMLVATGRAANIEEIGLETTKVETDRGIVRVNGRMRTKEPHIYAIGDIVGGLWLAHVAAHEGIVAAHTIAGENDVHEIDYLQQPRATYCRPEIASIGLTEQQCAERGLPVKIGKVPFQAIAKALIGGEYEGFAKVIGHAETNDTLGVHIVGPHATDLIAEASLAFSLDATPWEIGGATHAHPTLSEIIGEAALAADGRSINF; encoded by the coding sequence ATGGCCGTCGGTTCGTCGAACTCGTTCGATCTCGTCGTCCTCGGGGCGGGTACGGGCGGCTACACCGCGGCGTTCCGGGCGGCCCAGCTCGGACTCCGGGTCGCCCTCGTCGACGAGGACAAGATCGGCGGCACGTGCCTGCATCGCGGTTGCATCCCGACGAAGGCGCTCCTCGAATCGGCCGAGATGGTGAACCGCGCCCGACATCTCAAGGACTATGGCGTCGTGTTGCCCGGCGAGCCCGCCGTGGACTATGCGCAGATGGCGGCCCGCCGCGACCAGGTCGTCAAGCGGATGTGGACCGGGCTCAAGAGCCTCGTCGTCAAGAACCAGGTGACCTGGATCGACGGTCGCGGCCGCCTCGACGGCCCGGGCCGGGTCCGGATCCGCCAGCCGGGCGACGACGGCACTCCGGGCGCGGGCGGCGAGCGCCTTCTCGAGGCGACGGACATCATCCTCGCGACGGGTTCGCGCGTGAAGAGCCTGCCCGGCCTTGAGCTGGACGGAGCGCGGATCATCACGAGCGACGATGTCCTCCGCCGCGCGGATGCGCCGAAGAGCATCGTCATCGTCGGTGGCGGAGCGGTCGGGGTCGAGTTCGCGAGCTTCTTCCACGATATCGGAACCTCGGTCACGCTCCTCGAGTATCTGCCCGCGATCGTCCCCCTCGAGGACCGCGAGGTGAGCCAACTCCTCGAGCGGAGCTTCACGAAGCGCGGCATCCGGGTCATGACGAAGGCGCGGTTCGACGCGACGAGGGTGGAGACCACGGCGGACGGGATCTGCGTCGATGTCGGACCGGAGGGTGGCTCGAGCGAGGAGATCCGGGCCGACGTCATGCTCGTGGCGACCGGCCGGGCCGCGAACATCGAGGAGATCGGCCTCGAGACCACGAAGGTGGAGACGGACCGCGGGATCGTCAGGGTGAATGGCCGGATGCGGACGAAGGAGCCGCACATCTATGCCATCGGCGACATCGTCGGCGGTCTATGGCTCGCCCATGTCGCCGCTCATGAGGGAATCGTCGCGGCGCACACGATCGCCGGCGAGAACGACGTCCACGAGATCGACTATCTCCAGCAGCCGCGGGCGACGTACTGCCGACCGGAGATCGCCTCGATCGGACTGACCGAGCAGCAGTGCGCGGAGCGGGGCCTGCCGGTCAAGATCGGGAAGGTCCCGTTCCAGGCCATCGCGAAGGCGCTCATCGGCGGCGAGTACGAGGGCTTCGCCAAGGTCATCGGTCACGCCGAGACGAACGACACGCTCGGGGTCCACATCGTCGGCCCGCACGCCACGGATCTCATCGCCGAGGCGTCCCTGGCGTTCAGCCTCGATGCGACACCATGGGAGATCGGCGGAGCGACGCACGCCCACCCGACCCTGTCCGAGATCATCGGCGAAGCCGCGCTGGCTGCCGACGGGCGATCGATCAACTTCTGA
- a CDS encoding alpha-ketoacid dehydrogenase subunit beta, which translates to MPVKTFIEAIREGLAEEMRRDPTTIVLGEDVGLKGGVFLATDGLHGEFGDDRVIDTPLTESMIVGASIGAAVNGLRPIAEIQFADFIFPAFNQILSEAARMRYRSNNALGVPMTIRAPYGGGVHGALYHSQSVEAFFTHIPGLKVVIPSTPYDAKGLLRSSIRNDDPVLFFEHKKMYRSVRGEVPDGEYTVPLGRAQVTRVGSRVTVVAYGLMAHYALEAADRAAEDGISVEVVDVRTLRPLDRETLLSSVRKTGKCLVVYEDNKFGGYGAEIAAIVAEEAFEFLDGPVTRVAGPDVPGVPYNHVLEDWFMVNPDKILAAIRTLAAY; encoded by the coding sequence ATGCCCGTCAAGACATTCATCGAGGCGATCCGCGAGGGGCTCGCGGAGGAGATGCGCCGCGACCCCACGACGATCGTTCTTGGCGAGGACGTCGGCCTCAAGGGCGGAGTCTTCCTCGCGACCGACGGATTGCACGGCGAATTCGGTGATGACCGCGTCATCGACACGCCGCTCACCGAATCGATGATCGTCGGTGCGTCGATCGGGGCGGCGGTCAACGGCCTCAGGCCGATCGCCGAGATCCAGTTCGCCGACTTCATCTTTCCGGCCTTCAACCAGATCCTCTCCGAGGCGGCTCGGATGCGATACCGGAGCAACAACGCCCTCGGGGTGCCGATGACGATCCGCGCGCCATATGGAGGCGGCGTCCACGGGGCGCTCTATCACAGCCAATCCGTCGAGGCGTTCTTCACCCACATCCCGGGATTGAAGGTTGTCATCCCATCGACCCCGTACGACGCCAAGGGGTTGCTGCGGTCGTCGATCCGGAACGACGACCCGGTCCTGTTCTTCGAGCACAAGAAGATGTACCGGTCCGTCCGCGGCGAGGTGCCCGACGGTGAGTACACCGTGCCGCTCGGACGGGCGCAGGTCACGCGCGTCGGGTCGCGAGTGACAGTCGTGGCGTACGGATTGATGGCCCACTACGCGCTCGAGGCCGCTGACCGGGCGGCGGAGGACGGGATCAGCGTCGAGGTGGTCGACGTTCGGACGCTTCGGCCGCTCGATCGCGAGACGCTCCTCTCGAGCGTCCGCAAGACTGGCAAGTGCCTGGTGGTGTACGAGGACAACAAGTTCGGCGGATACGGCGCGGAGATCGCCGCCATCGTCGCCGAGGAGGCCTTCGAGTTCCTCGACGGGCCGGTGACACGGGTGGCCGGTCCGGATGTACCCGGCGTCCCGTACAACCACGTGCTCGAGGACTGGTTCATGGTGAACCCGGACAAGATCCTCGCGGCGATCCGGACGCTCGCTGCGTACTGA
- a CDS encoding thiamine pyrophosphate-dependent dehydrogenase E1 component subunit alpha: MAATPRTREEQPPVDGGDPSVNVGKPGAEHGKSAARLGADLGLDDDALVGMYRMVALARAIDERMWILNRSGRIPFVISGQGHEGAQVGITWALRRAHDWIAPFYRSIATCLTFGMTARDMMTAQYATANDPSSGGRQMPGHYGHPSHNIVSVSSPVATQILHAVGIALAARIRGTDQVAMTFMGEGSSNQGDVHEGLNFAAIHHLPFVLVVENNGYAISVPATKELALPDVAARASGYGIPGVVVDGADVLACYRASKIAVERARRGEGPTLIEAKVTRLTGHSSDDQQTKYRAAEELTAERARDALPHFREQLRAVGILDDATVARIDAENRVIVDDATTYAEAQPDPDPATALDHVYAEGVEGTF; this comes from the coding sequence ATGGCCGCGACACCGCGAACCCGCGAGGAGCAGCCCCCGGTAGATGGCGGCGACCCTTCGGTCAACGTCGGGAAGCCAGGGGCCGAACACGGGAAGTCCGCTGCCCGCCTCGGAGCGGACCTCGGCCTGGACGACGACGCGCTCGTAGGCATGTACCGCATGGTCGCCCTCGCGCGAGCCATCGACGAGCGGATGTGGATCCTCAACCGGTCCGGCCGGATCCCATTCGTGATCAGCGGCCAGGGCCATGAGGGTGCCCAGGTGGGCATCACCTGGGCGCTCCGTCGGGCGCACGACTGGATCGCCCCGTTCTACCGCTCCATCGCGACGTGCCTCACGTTCGGGATGACGGCTCGCGACATGATGACCGCTCAGTACGCGACGGCGAACGACCCGTCCTCCGGCGGCCGCCAGATGCCCGGGCATTACGGCCACCCGTCCCACAACATCGTGAGCGTCAGTTCGCCGGTCGCGACCCAGATCCTCCACGCTGTCGGGATCGCCCTCGCCGCTCGGATCCGCGGCACGGACCAGGTCGCCATGACGTTCATGGGGGAGGGGAGCTCGAACCAGGGCGATGTGCACGAAGGGCTGAACTTCGCGGCGATCCATCATCTACCGTTCGTCCTCGTCGTCGAGAACAACGGATACGCGATCAGCGTGCCGGCGACGAAGGAACTCGCGCTGCCGGACGTGGCGGCGAGGGCGAGCGGCTACGGGATCCCGGGCGTCGTGGTCGACGGCGCTGACGTGCTAGCGTGCTATCGCGCTAGCAAGATAGCGGTCGAGCGGGCGCGGCGCGGTGAGGGTCCGACCCTCATCGAGGCGAAGGTCACCCGGCTCACCGGTCATTCCTCGGACGATCAGCAGACGAAGTACCGCGCAGCGGAGGAGCTCACTGCCGAGCGGGCGCGCGATGCCCTCCCGCACTTCCGCGAGCAGCTCCGGGCGGTCGGCATCCTCGACGATGCGACCGTGGCGCGGATCGACGCCGAAAATCGGGTGATCGTCGACGACGCGACGACGTACGCGGAGGCGCAGCCCGACCCGGATCCGGCGACCGCACTCGACCACGTCTATGCCGAAGGCGTCGAGGGGACGTTCTGA